The genomic interval ttgatgaatggtttattttagattaaaagccTCATTCTCATTTCTGTTTTCCTTCACAGTCATGTGCTGGTGTACAAACTCGGGGGCACGTCGCTCAGCGTCACCGTCCTGGAGGTGAACAGCGGAATGTACCGAGTCCTCGCCACACAGACGGATCACAGGACTGGAGGAGAGAGCTTCACACATGAGCTCGCACAGCACCTCGCCGCAGAGTTCAAAAAGTCAGTAGATATCTCACATTTAACTTTGAAGCGTGTGCTTTGACTTGGAATGGAAGGGACACTGTGAACTGTAGGTTGTTTGCAGTTGCCAAGCAACTTCACAACTTTTAGCaattaaagtattttgtttttataatacaaagCAACTTGTGTtttggggaagaaaaaaaaaaacaatcactgATAAATATTGtcttttcatttacatatattatttatttatgttgaattgtttgcaatttattatactatattatcagaaaatatactttttttactaTATGTAATATACTATTGTAAGAATAATGCACCAATGTATATTGAACCTAAATGGCtatataatgctatatatataacacactgccgttcagaatgttttttttcttttgcagttaaaacatttaatattttgaaatatattattacaattagatatttcttaaaatgtagtttatttctgtgaggGTAAAACAAAATTTTCAGCTTCACtactttagtcttcagtgtcatgtaattcttcagaaatcattttaatatgctgctctggaaatatttcttatttttatccatttctGTGAAACGTAAATGTAACAGaaattgagaaattatattATGTCTTTACTACCACctttaatcaattaaatgcatccttgttgaataaaagtattaatttctaacaaaaaaaaaaaaaatagtctaaCTGACTCCAGATTTTGTTCATATTTCCCACCGCtacatgtatgttttaaatCCTATTGTGTGTTTGTCATGTGTCTCCAGAACCTTTAAACAGGATGTGACGGGTAACCCCAGGGCGATGATAAAGCTCATGAATAGCGCTGATGTGGCCAAACACACTCTTTCCACCCTGGGCAGTGCAAACTGCTTTGTGGACTCGCTCTACGATGGCATGGATTTTGAGTGCAATGTGTCACGGTGAGATTAAGTTCAAAATTAGTATCATAAAGAAAGCTGATCCTTTTGTTCATGTCATGTCTCATATGCTTCTGTCCTAGAGCCCGTTTTGAGCTAATATGCTCCAGTCTTTTTAATAAGAGCATTCAGCCAATTAAAAGTCTTCTTGAGCAAGTAAACCTGCCCACCTCTGACATCAACAAggtaaaacatctttttaatacaaatgtgtGATCATTAGAGGGAGCTGTAGATGTGCATCTCAATTGCATGCTAAATCCATGCATACTAAAATCTTTGTGATTATTACTGAGCCTTTTAGAGGTGTTTAATATACTCTTAAAACTGAAGGTGCTTCACAATGCCACagaagaagcttttttttatctgaatggttctataaagaacctttattatCTGAAGAATTTTcacaaaggttctttgtggtaaaagaaggttcttcagattataaaaagagatagaaagagatgttgctgttttttttttaaactgtttgaCTGAATGATTCTTTTTATAGTcgaaaatggttcttctatggcatttctgtgaagaacctttttaagCACCTTAATTTTAAGGTAGATTATTAGGGCAAATAGTAGATTATTTGTGACCCTGTACCACAAAACCAAGCATAACTGTAAATTTTTGgaaattaagatttatacatgatctgaaaaattaataaatgaggtgtatggtttgttaggattggacaatatttggccgagatacaactatttagAAAATCTGGAAGCTGAGGGTGCAAAAATTATAGCaattatgtcattccaaaaccttAAACTAGGCCTTTCTTGTCTAAGGTGGTTTTATGTGGAGGATCAGCTCGTATCCCCAAGTTGCAGCAGATGATCAGGGATTTGTTCCCAGACGTGGAGCTGCTGAACTCCATCCCCCCGGATGAGGTTATTCCGGTCGGTGCTGCCATGCAGGCGGGCATCCTGGTGGGAAAAGACAGCCTGGCACTTGGAGAAGATTCCATCACTGTGGACTGCTGTGCCAGCGACATCACCGTTAAGGTGCGGAGCTTCAAACCATCAATAGAGCTtcattttatgccattttagAACACCATTGATAAGTAGTTTGCGTCTTGGTCTTACAGGAAGTGGATGACTCCGGAATGGAGGTTTTCACGGTTTTGTTTCCATCTGGCACACCTCTCCCTGCCCGCCGCCAGCACACGCTGCAGGGTCCTGGCAGTCTGTCTTCAGTGAGTCTGGAGCTGTACCAGGCACAGCGACCAATTGCACAGGTTGGCACACTTTTAACGGACATTTCAGAGCAAACCTAAAATGAAATGAGATATTCGGCTTGCATTGTGCATTTTGATTGATTCcttaaagttattaaattttaaatgtgaatcttTGTTTTCTAGATCGTACTTAGAGACTTGGAACCTAAAGAGGAGCTACATGATGTTGTCACAGTGCTGACAATGAAgaggtaaacaaataaatgaatacatatatttagaaaacattatattGATCGAAAGTgagagtaaaacattttatagtgtttcaaaagattaagaaaaatactgttttattaaaaataattgttttatttatttattaaaaaacattacattttcgacaaaaaaaaatttaattgaaaaggGTTCTTGAAGCAAATCAGGATgtctgaatgatttctgaaagctcatgtgatactgaaggctggagtaatgatcATAGGATCACAttcatcactggaataaattacattttaaaatatataaaaaaaaatattttaaattgtgatatttcatattattacagttttctttgtatttttaaaactgctgtcaaataattaagtttttgtttacataatgtgtgctTTATATAGTGCGTGTGCATATATATGCGCATGCATATATTTcgtaaagttatttataatataaatcatgtgtaaatacatttcaaaatataaactgtgaacatgcacacatgcagacaaaaacataaatgttgtatgcaattaatcgcgatccacaataattttaatcaaataaatgcagacatgaGGCTTTAACGTTACAAAAACTTAAGTTAAAACTTACTGTTTCTTAAACATCAAACATTGACTATTATTTTGTTGTAGCagttttttgctgttattttgtttgtgtaattaCACAGTGCATATACCATAAATTTAGTATATACCACTAAATATCAGCCACATTCAACTCTGTCATAAAGCTCATATCCTTGTTTGAACTCTTTCtgatgtgtcttttttttttttttttttttttttttagggatgGTTCACTGCATGTGACTTGCACAGAGCAGGGCAGCGGCAGATCTGAGGCCATTACCATAGAAATGGCTGCTGCAGCATCTTAACCTTAAATCACTCTGTCAACATAAATCCATACAGTAACCTAAACACCTGCATCCCACTGCTCTAAATTCCTCTAGACcttaactgaaacaaacaagTTCAAGTTCTTGTtcagttaaaggaatagctcacccagaAAGCTGTTATTCTCTTACCCTCATATTGTTCTAGAATTATTATACAACTTCTGCCATACAATAACCCATTCATGTCAAAAAGAGGAAACAAGTAGTTCTTTGTCATGAGTGggtgttttgtcttgttttatttttttaacagaagtCATCTTGTACTATTTTTCAAGCCTGCTGTCTGTGACCAGCAGGATTACTGTAGTTGTTATTACCATGTACTTGCATTACATTAGTGAAATTAATGTGACAAGCAAAACAACTGATACCATCTGAAACATGAACAACCTTATCAAACTGAAGAGAGACTTTCATATGTTGTATAGACTGAAGAGAAGCAGGTGCAGATGACTTGAGGATATGCTAATCTGGTGCAGTCACATCTAGCAGGTGCAaacaagtttttctttttttttttttaaaagctgttcTCCATATTTGTCAACTTTAACTAGTACACAATAAAGATCACAGTACACAATAAACCTTGAGTTTATGGTCAATACAGATACTTGCTGCTggcaaatgtttttacatatcgtcaaaccttttttttacagGTGTATTTAGACACGGTGTgtatgtacagtaaataaacattcaatattttaatcagtttttcttttttactacATAACCAAAacggaaataaaataaagctaaattatttttagttcttCAACTAAACGAAAATTTTACATGTTGCCTTtgcaactaaaataaatcaacgttaatatttacattttatgtcaattaaataaacagctctttagttttaattcaccaatatttaaaacattatggATTTGCTTGAGAGCTTTAAGTTTATTAAGTCTGAATTTTTGAGCACTTATAAAGATCCAAATCTTCATGAGGTAAGCTGTCGCACAACAAaccaaaaattaatattcaaacatgaaatcaaaaaatctgttttgtgacCAATTCCTCCCCTGCTGCCAGTTTCCTGTACAGTTCCTTCAGGTCTTCTGCTTGTGGGACTTTGGACCCTGGTGTTGGTGGAAGCTCAAAATCCGATGATACCTGCGAGTCTGATTTGGGCTCCATGTCTTCTTCCTTCTTGGGTTTGACGTTACAGCTGTCAGTCACATCTGACACCGCCTCACCATTGGTCCCACTAGTACCGGCCTTACTTTCATCCACTTGGACAAGAACGGTGTCCACTTGACTGAGGCTCTCCATCTCTGCGTCTGATATATGAGTGGACTGTGATGAAGTCAAGTGAATGGAGCTGCTGTCATCCTCCTCTCCATCCTGAAACAGCTCGGGTGACTGGGACGCTGTGTTTTCGGTGGAGAGCGTTTGAGTTTTGTGGCTGTTCTGACTGTTATCCAGTTCGCTCTCATCCGTCAACACTGGTTCCACCTTGAAGAACTTTTGCCAGCAAGGCAGAGCTGTTTTGGACTGGGATGGGTCTGATTGAGTGAGTTTTGAGGATGGTATTTCTGTGCGAGGTGGAGCAGCATCAGATGGGTGAGGTATAGGAGGTTGCTCGGTATCGTCATTgtcatcatcgtcgtcgtcgtcgtcatTTGACTCAGTGCAGTCCATGTAATTGGAGGAGTGTGAGGCAAGACAGGGTTCTATGAAGGAAAACTTTTGGTTCGTATCATGAGAATCTTTTTTAGGGCTGTGAGGCTGTTCGATAACGTCAACCTTGGTCAGATCAGTCAGTGTCATTTTTCGCCGCCTTGGAGCTGTGGAAACCTCCTCAAACAGGTCTTCATCACCGCTAAAGTCTTAAAGGAAAGTTATACAGCATACGTTTAAAAGCAAAGTAGAATTTATCCTAATAATGAAAGCTACTCGTACCTTCTGATGTGCACCTCTTTCTGGTTCTTTTGAGGGCCCCTAGAGGTTTGTAAACAATCTCCTCTCTTCCAGACTGTTTTCTACACAATGGCTTCAACCTGAATTtgggcaacaaaaaaaaaattatagtaattatttaaaGTCTTATGCCAACACATTTCCAAAAAAGGTTTGTCCTTACAGATCCGTGACGTCCTCCAGTGTCTTTCCCAATGGAATGACGTTAGGATAGATGTTGACAGGACAGATGTAGGAGAGAAAGTTCTTAACCTAGTCACGGGAAATAGACACAGGATTACAAGACGCAAACTGTGAAAGGTGTGTCACTTGAAGAATATCCTTCACGGTGGGATTTCTCTCACCTCCAAATAAgaggaatgaaaagaaaagcatgCTCTGTACGAACTACTTCCCATCCTGAAAAGAAAgacactgaataaataattttaataaaaaccacaaaaccagtcataaatagcacagatatatttgtagcaatagccaacaatatattcttttatgctaaaatcattagaatagtaagtaaagatcacgttccaggaagacatttaataaatttcctttcataaatatcaaaatatttttttgcaccctcagattccagattttcaataGTTTcaatctcagccaaatattgtcctaaccttatttattcaactttcagATGACatacaaatcaattaaaaaaaacacacttatgattgattttgtggtccgactcactcccacacacacgtttgtttatttatatttatatatatatatatatatatatatatatataatttttatatatacaagtAGTCACATgcaaattttattgtatttttactttcagaTTTCCTGTACCATTACCTAAATTTTAAAGATTAGATTGAACACTGTACTTTAATACTGTacttttcaccttttttttactatgtgaaataagattaaaaaaaacaattgataTCAcccattaaatgaaaataattatctgggatttttatattaatgctttGTGACTCACCTGACAATGACAGAAGTCTTTCTGGTCCGTTCTCCAAACCATATGGTTGAGGGTTTGATGCTGATTATGCTTAGAGGAACGCCATCTGGAGCCGTGGAGCCACACGGTAACCGGTTTGCCCTGAAGAACTCCTCATCCTGTGAAAACCAGCACTGTGAACCCCGTCTGGGACATATACGATGGTTTCATTATGCAAAGGTTGAGCGTTACCTTGGGGTGCCTACAAGCGTGAATCTGTGTTGCGCGGTCGGTGGTCACGTGACACAGAATTTCAGGCATTTTCTTGAACATATCCAAGCTTTTCACGTGTATCTATAATAGAAGAAAACACAGTGTTAACGTTTAAAACAATCTGGaaagaaaaatactaaaaaaaggaaaagaaatctGACTTGTGTGTTGAACTCTTGTCCCAGATTGGTGAAGAGGTATTCGTAACCATACGCTGCCTTACAGTTTAACCAAACAACATGGTACGGACTCTGACAGATCCAGTCATGGACCAGCTGCTTTATCCCTGCCAAACAAGCCtcctaaaacagaaaaaagttaTGAATGGACCTTACGAACAAGTTCAAGCCTGTATGATATAATACAGGTGAGTAAACTCTTACTCTGCTGGGGATCTGATGATATTTGGGATCGAAGAATGTGGTGTCGATATACACACTCCGAATGTCTTTCACCCTGCAACACAAACATTTGCATGCTACTGTTATATAAAATGTGCTATACTTATTTTAATCCGTGATATCTAAATACCTGTTTCCAGAGTGCAAGTACTCCATGCGAGCTGCGTCTCCGACAGCCAGTCTGAAGTCCCCCGTGTAGAGCACTGTTCCCTGAGCACCCTCAAACAGAAACCTGTGTTtaaagtcaatataaaaaacacTCGCTCTATTTATGTGCTTAATGCATGTTCATGCTCTTATTTTGCTGAGGTGGCTTACATGACTGATCCTGGACAGTGTCCCGCTGGAAGCAGAGTAACGACCACATCCTCTGactgaagagaaaaacaaatacaacttcAGATCAACTCAAAAACACTCTAAACAACCAACTAAAGAATACACTCACCTCTCCAGACATTTCATCTATCAGAGATATGTGAGTTGGACTGTCTAGTTCCAGGGGGACCTAGTATGCAAAGATTCTCAGTTAACGGTTAACAAAACCATTTATAGAGTAATTTCATAGCTGAGATCGGTACTTACAATATGATCTTCCCAGAATGCATATTTGGGGTTATTAAGGAGGAGCTCCTTTGTGACAAATGAACAGTACAGCTTAACTGTTAAACTAATGGAGACAATGAAGTCAGATTTTGTGTAcgcatttttgtgttttttaaaatcgaacatttattaacaaatctattaaaaaagAGTTGATTTGTTAAATAACGCATTTAACTGCTACTAAATTcttagaatagaataaaaatagaatacacaaacacatatttaaaaaaaatactggccAAATATTAAATAGGCCacttataaattaaaaaaaaagtgcaatataaagtaatttaattctggggcaaaataaagcatataaaaacagtagtttataaataatagtacATGAAactagagtttttttttttacgtaaacgtttttaaacaaataataaatgtttaattataaagtGATGTTTCATATATGACGTGTTGAAATATATACTACACTCACCTGAACTTCAGTTTTCTCTTCAGTAAAGGTCCTTTCAAACCTTTCATGTGATCTATTAGATATAAGCAACAGATAacgtaaaacaaaacaagcacaaCATAAACTTCATAGATCCAATAACCATTATACAGGCACCTTTATGGcagtgagagagaaaataagCTCTGGCGTGCAGATTCTCCCGGTCAAACCGGTCCAGGGAGATGGTGGGATACTCCTTCATGCGACCAGCAAACGAGCTCATGCTAACTTAATTTCACTGAGTTTGAGCCGATAAAACACTCAAAAAGCAGCTGAGAGCTCAAGGCATCACTGCCCTAACGCTATCTGGGCGAGAAGCAGCACCCCTGCATCTGTCTGTCCTCCTCCTGGCATCGCTTTGGCACGAAACCACGTGATTCGGAAGTAAACATCTGTAATATGATAGCGTGAATAGTACAGCGACATCTACTGGACTGTGaacaatcctgaaaaaaactgcaaaacgTCACCCTAGTAGGTATATCCTAAATCTAACACTGAGGAAAAAATGCTAACAAAGTGTGGTAAATAAAACTAGTTTGTTTCTACTAAACAAGTTCcctgtataatatttattggcCGACCAAACAGCGTAACTCCGCGTGTGCTTTCGTTTGGCCATTCCACcctcaagcttttttttaaagcgatgTTGCTAGGAAACAAATGATGCGCGAGATTGTTCATGTTGACAATTCAGTCGTCTGTCACACACGTCGATGTaagtattaaaaacattatgagCGCGTTGTCATTTATTATCAGAGTGCAAGACGTGCTCTGAGTGAATTTGACTCGATTCCCAGCTGTCAAAGTTGGTAAATATAGATGAGCGTTAACGTAACTTATTTTTTTCGTGCATGCTGTATTATTGTCGTATGCGAGGAATTGATATGAGTTTATTTTGTACTAATTTGTAGTGAAATTGTATTCATACCAAATGAGAATATTGAGATGTGTTTATCACACGCAGAAATGATGTCCTGCTCAGTTTTACTGGATAACAACGCCAAGCCGAAGTCCATGAGCCGAGCAAAGCACTGGACAGGAGAGATTGAGAACCTCTACAGATTTCAACAAGCTGGATACAGAGATGAGATGGAGTACAGACAAATCAAACAAGTTGAGGTATCCACTTATGATCATTTTTGTtctattactacaatattagaaattattacatt from Puntigrus tetrazona isolate hp1 chromosome 4, ASM1883169v1, whole genome shotgun sequence carries:
- the hspa14 gene encoding heat shock 70 kDa protein 14 translates to MAAIGVHFGYTCACVAVFKDGRADVVANDAGDRVTPAVVAYRDTEQIVGIAAKQGRIRNATNTVVKVKQILGRHYDDPDAQAHKEESKCVVVNKNDLPRYEIDTGETTKYVSPEDVAKLIFHKMKETAQSALGSDVKDTVITVPFEFGEMQKNALRQAAESAGFNVLRLIHEPSAALLAYGVGQDSPLGKSHVLVYKLGGTSLSVTVLEVNSGMYRVLATQTDHRTGGESFTHELAQHLAAEFKKTFKQDVTGNPRAMIKLMNSADVAKHTLSTLGSANCFVDSLYDGMDFECNVSRARFELICSSLFNKSIQPIKSLLEQVNLPTSDINKVVLCGGSARIPKLQQMIRDLFPDVELLNSIPPDEVIPVGAAMQAGILVGKDSLALGEDSITVDCCASDITVKEVDDSGMEVFTVLFPSGTPLPARRQHTLQGPGSLSSVSLELYQAQRPIAQIVLRDLEPKEELHDVVTVLTMKRDGSLHVTCTEQGSGRSEAITIEMAAAAS
- the dclre1c gene encoding protein artemis isoform X2; protein product: MSGESEDVVVTLLPAGHCPGSVMFLFEGAQGTVLYTGDFRLAVGDAARMEYLHSGNRVKDIRSVYIDTTFFDPKYHQIPSREACLAGIKQLVHDWICQSPYHVVWLNCKAAYGYEYLFTNLGQEFNTQIHVKSLDMFKKMPEILCHVTTDRATQIHACRHPKDEEFFRANRLPCGSTAPDGVPLSIISIKPSTIWFGERTRKTSVIVRMGSSSYRACFSFHSSYLEVKNFLSYICPVNIYPNVIPLGKTLEDVTDLLKPLCRKQSGREEIVYKPLGALKRTRKRCTSEDFSGDEDLFEEVSTAPRRRKMTLTDLTKVDVIEQPHSPKKDSHDTNQKFSFIEPCLASHSSNYMDCTESNDDDDDDDDNDDTEQPPIPHPSDAAPPRTEIPSSKLTQSDPSQSKTALPCWQKFFKVEPVLTDESELDNSQNSHKTQTLSTENTASQSPELFQDGEEDDSSSIHLTSSQSTHISDAEMESLSQVDTVLVQVDESKAGTSGTNGEAVSDVTDSCNVKPKKEEDMEPKSDSQVSSDFELPPTPGSKVPQAEDLKELYRKLAAGEELVTKQIF
- the dclre1c gene encoding protein artemis isoform X1; the encoded protein is MSSFAGRMKEYPTISLDRFDRENLHARAYFLSHCHKDHMKGLKGPLLKRKLKFSLTVKLYCSFVTKELLLNNPKYAFWEDHIVPLELDSPTHISLIDEMSGESEDVVVTLLPAGHCPGSVMFLFEGAQGTVLYTGDFRLAVGDAARMEYLHSGNRVKDIRSVYIDTTFFDPKYHQIPSREACLAGIKQLVHDWICQSPYHVVWLNCKAAYGYEYLFTNLGQEFNTQIHVKSLDMFKKMPEILCHVTTDRATQIHACRHPKDEEFFRANRLPCGSTAPDGVPLSIISIKPSTIWFGERTRKTSVIVRMGSSSYRACFSFHSSYLEVKNFLSYICPVNIYPNVIPLGKTLEDVTDLLKPLCRKQSGREEIVYKPLGALKRTRKRCTSEDFSGDEDLFEEVSTAPRRRKMTLTDLTKVDVIEQPHSPKKDSHDTNQKFSFIEPCLASHSSNYMDCTESNDDDDDDDDNDDTEQPPIPHPSDAAPPRTEIPSSKLTQSDPSQSKTALPCWQKFFKVEPVLTDESELDNSQNSHKTQTLSTENTASQSPELFQDGEEDDSSSIHLTSSQSTHISDAEMESLSQVDTVLVQVDESKAGTSGTNGEAVSDVTDSCNVKPKKEEDMEPKSDSQVSSDFELPPTPGSKVPQAEDLKELYRKLAAGEELVTKQIF
- the meig1 gene encoding meiosis expressed gene 1 protein homolog, which translates into the protein MMSCSVLLDNNAKPKSMSRAKHWTGEIENLYRFQQAGYRDEMEYRQIKQVEIDRWPDTGFVKKLQRRDNTFYYYNRKRECEDREVHKVKVYAY